The Fusarium keratoplasticum isolate Fu6.1 chromosome 8, whole genome shotgun sequence genome includes a region encoding these proteins:
- a CDS encoding Metallophos domain-containing protein, which yields MPLLIKTRFLILSDTHGLQFQADRKPHESADVVIHCGDLTGDSKLHDFKQTIKLLQEIDAPLKIVIAGNHDFTLDDSAFKQKIAEASRLAQEDLEDSIKAEYGDYGDARRLLHEARDQGIVFLEEGSHQFTLDSGALLRVYASPYTPTTGNSSDWGFQYGGAHEFTIEKGTDIVVTHGPPHGIMDMTTERKRIGCPQLFAAVARGQPKLHCFGHVHNSWGAKLVAWRPTISDKPSHFSDLDNGKSVVIESLSRLKGSKFESAEDRETREDTVERYKSQRCCHTSHCDGDDRPLRSGETLFVNAAVMGDDELNQYPWLVDVELEPYQGKS from the coding sequence ATgcctcttctcatcaagacAAGATTTCTCATACTATCTGATACCCACGGGTTACAGTTCCAAGCAGACAGAAAACCTCACGAATCAGCGGACGTGGTTATTCACTGCGGCGACCTCACAGGCGATTCCAAGTTGCATGACTTCAAACAAACAATCAAACTTCTCCAGGAAATCGACGCACCCCTCAAGATTGTCATTGCTGGAAACCATGACTTCACGCTTGATGATTCGGCCTTCAAACAAAAGATTGCAGAAGCAAGCAGGCTGGCACAAGAGGATCTGGAAGACAGCATCAAGGCTGAATATGGCGACTACGGCGACGCTAGGCGGCTTTTGCATGAGGCAAGAGACCAGGGAATTGTATTTCTGGAAGAGGGATCTCACCAGTTTACACTCGACAGCGGCGCCCTACTGAGGGTATATGCAAGTCCGTATACACCGACTACTGGCAACAGCAGCGATTGGGGCTTCCAGTATGGCGGAGCTCACGAGTTTACCATCGAAAAGGGAACCGATATCGTTGTGACACACGGTCCGCCTCAcggcatcatggacatgACAACGGAGAGGAAGCGGATTGGATGCCCTCAACTCTTTGCTGCCGTTGCTAGAGGCCAACCCAAACTTCACTGTTTTGGACATGTTCACAATAGCTGGGGCGCAAAACTGGTTGCATGGCGACCGACAATATCTGACAAGCCTTCACATTTCAGCGATCTCGACAACGGGAAGTCTGTGGTGATCGAGAGCCTATCTCGGTTGAAGGGATCCAAGTTCGAGTCGGCAGAGGACAGAGAGACTCGGGAAGATACAGTGGAGCGGTACAAGTCGCAACGATGCTGTCACACGAGTCACTGCGACGGCGACGATAGGCCCCTACGTTCAGGAGAGACCTTGTTTGTCAATGCTGCGGTAATGGGGGATGACGAGCTCAACCAGTACCCGTGGCTGGTTGACGTTGAACTGGAGCCCTACCAAGGCAAGAGTTGA
- a CDS encoding Zn(2)-C6 fungal-type domain-containing protein — protein MQTKTSTTKSGCKRTSARPKNGPNPRSRSGCATCKAKHTKCDETRPECLRCIRKGVKCGGYWKEFKWSFKHQPGEMDINIQTGPSPTPSRRGSSVRTDKTPTTAVPMTILDPAPGPSKQDDLATEDASSILGDASWTSSSCTDSETDLFAQTNPMVDTSDMTAMTPTVEMTSQALVPPAGQYLESTPLTVSLIADTSSLLISNWFEQVCTAWSGFDSETNLNRKLALELCTTSHSVFSSLQSMSAGFLSTRLPNMRQSAMYFLQAATGSVLSEAKEVSCRTVLDTIPSGLLFSLFCLGTTVCWVDARQLGLPFFREAKMILKRLNRRLSTYSEKDLELLSFFNRSFAYCEMLLAAVEDETDAVVESDNTIIGPRTDPNMQLAERYIDNSPHPWTGISPLAAQLFAQSIRLCRSFRRHLKLPKETERDFQRALEEIQEAQRLEERLLGLEFSAAVSVTETGDYRTPALHFSQIAEAYQLAALLQLYQTFPDLVALRLPLDSAHANSRHIPWEEWIIPLSLRLVNVLEQIPPNSGTRVIQPLLYITASTGLRYDTMTLLDVPGFSFETAASPVAGFQPGPFGALPGDPMEALGTSPASAPLGNLISRMSLDISNARHFITGRLNMLENTLPPKPVVMARELIKAIWDAYDNEAPGSATVHWVDVMEDKNLRSMFG, from the exons ATGCAGACAAAGACGTCTACGACAAAGAGCGGCTGCAAGCGCACCTCGGCCAGGCCAAAGAATGGGCCTAATCCTCGGTCGCGGTCGGGCTGTGCCACCTGCAAGGCCAAACAT ACAAAATgcgacgagacgagaccaGAGTGTTTAAGATGTATTCGAAAAGGTGTCAAGTGTGGAGGGTATTGGAAGGAGTTCAAGTGGTCGTTTAAACACCAGCCCGGCGAGATGGACATCAACATCCAGACTGGTCCCTCACCCACACCCTCGCGAAGAGGCTCATCCGTTCGAACCGACAAGACACCTACGACAGCAGTACCCATGACAATACTAGATCCTGCTCCTGGACCTTCGAAACAAGACGACTTGGCGACAGAGGATGCTTCATCCATCTTGGGCGACGCTAGCTGGACAAGCAGTTCCTGCACCGACTCGGAGACGGACCTCTTTGCCCAGACAAATCCCATGGTAGACACCAGCGACATGACAGCCATGACTCCAACTGTCGAAATGACCTCTCAGGCCCTCGTCCCTCCCGCCGGCCAGTACCTCGAGAGCACACCGCTAACCGTCAGCCTCATCGCCGACACGTCGTCGCTCCTCATCAGCAACTGGTTCGAGCAGGTGTGCACGGCATGGTCGGGCTTCGATTCGGAGACCAACCTGAACCGCAAGCTGGCTCTCGAGCTGTGCACGACCTCTCACTCGGTGTTTAGCTCGCTGCAGAGCATGTCTGCTGGCTTCTTGTCGACCCGGTTGCCCAACATGAGGCAGTCTGCCATGTATTTCCTCCAGGCGGCGACAGGGTCGGTTCTTTCCGAGGCAAAGGAGGTTAGTTGCCGGACAGTACTTGACACGATTCCTTCTGGACTATTATTTTCGTTATTCTGCTTGGGAACGACTGTGTGCTGGGTGGATGCAAGGCAACTTGGTCTACCCTTCTTCCGAGAAGCAAAAATGATTCTGAAACGCCTCAACCGTCGCCTTTCAACATATTCCGAAAAAGACCTGGAgttgctctccttcttcaacagGAGTTTTGCATACTGCGAGATGCTCCTCGCcgctgtcgaggatgagacaGATGCTGTCGTCGAATcagacaacaccatcatcggaCCCCGGACTGACCCAAACATGCAATTAGCTGAGCGATATATCGACAATTCACCTCATCCGTGGACGGGCATCTCGCCACTTGCTGCCCAGCTTTTTGCTCAGTCGATACGGTTATGCCGGAGCTTCCGTCGGCACCTCAAGCTGCCCAAAGAGACGGAACGGGACTTTCAACGAGCACTGGAGGAGATTCAGGAAGCCCAACGACTGGAGGAGCGTTTACTGGGATTGGAGTTTTCGGCTGCCGTTTCAGTCACCGAGACCGGAGACTATCGCACACCTGCGCTTCACTTTTCACAGATCGCAGAGGCTTACCAGCTGGCCGCGTTGCTTCAGCTGTACCAGACCTTCCCTGACCTTGTTGCCCTACGGTTACCGCTGGACTCTGCGCACGCAAACAGCAGACACATCCCGTGGGAGGAGTGGATCATCCCCCTCAGCCTGCGACTCGTCAACGTCCTCGAGCAGATCCCGCCCAACTCTGGAACACGTGTCATCCAGCCTCTGCTGTACATCACAGCCAGCACCGGTCTCCGCTACGACACCATGACCCTCCTCGACGTTCCAGGCTTCTCATTCGAGACAGCTGCCAGCCCCGTCGCCGGCTTCCAACCAGGTCCCTTTGGCGCCTTACCCGGCGACCCCATGGAGGCGCTGGGCACGTCTCCGGCTTCGGCACCTCTAGGGAACCTCATCTCCCGCATGTCTCTTGACATCAGTAATGCTCGGCATTTCATCACCGGGAGACTCAACATGCTGGAGAATACTTTACCGCCGAAGccggtggtgatggcgagaGAACTGATCAAGGCCATCTGGGACGCGTACGACAATGAGGCGCCGGGGTCGGCGACGGTTCACTGGGTGGATGTGATGGAGGATAAGAATCTACGGTCAATGTTTGGTTAA